CTTTTCAGAACATAAATTACATGTCACTCTTGTTGTTTggtgctttgagacaggatctcttgtagcccaggctggccttaaactatgatccccctgcttctatctcccacAGACTGGGGTTGCAGGCCTGTGCCATACTCGTACCTGtttctacttattttaaaatacaaactcTTCCCTAGGGCCCTCAGGAGCGAACTTATTTATGTGATTGTCAGCCTTTGCCTCTTATTTCatatcttctcttctctccaacCTACTGGCTTAGTTGCCTTCCTTTATGTTGAGAATGGAAGACTTACAGTTGGTGACCAAGTCTCCAGTGATTTCTGAGAAGCTCCATCACATTTTGCTGGTACTCAGCACCAGCACTGACGAGCAGCAGGGCTTGGCCTTTGCCATTATTGATATAAAGGTTGTGGAGCAAAGATGTGCTCAGTGTGGAGTGCTGGAGAACTCACTGAGGGTGCAGGAAACATATGATCGTAGCCAGGCAGAATCTATACCAGAACGAGACCCCGACTTGAACACAAGAAAGATGGGCAGAAAGAATCGAACCAGGCTTGGTCAAGTGTCTGCACATCGACTTCTGTCAAGCCCCTGAGACACTTGATGTAGACTGAGACCCATGCAGCATTGTGTATCTGGCACTTGTATGTCCAAGGCCCACACATCGCGACCACTGTCCATTATGGTCTTAGCATGGGAACTCTTCAGGCATTTCTGTTAATAGACAGCTAGTCATTccaatatgtttatttatataatccTCTTATAAACATAAAGATGCTTAAAAATGTGAGGAATGTCCACGCCAATCACTGAGTGAAAATTGGTAGCCAGATAGTTAACAAGAGGACTCAGATACTGGTAACTAAATAGTTAACAAGAGGACTCAGATACTGGTAACTAGATAGTTAACAAGAGGTTGCAAATACTGGTAACCAGATAGTTAACAAGAGGACTCAGATACTAGTAACCAGATAGTTAACAAGAGGACTCAGATACTGGTAACCAGATAGTTAACAAGAGGACTCAGATACTGGCACACTAAAGCCACTCATGACATGAGAGCCTTGGCAAATATTGACCCTGTGAATTTCAATTGTTAACCACACAGGGCATGAAATTATAGAGTGAAAGTTCAGGGCCTGCTCAAAGTCAGGAGGCTTAGAGCAGACCCTCCTGAGTCCTTCTGAGACGGCCCCCTAGGGAAACAACAGCCAAAGGATTTCACCTTCTGGGCTAATGTGACAGAAACCATTGTATAACCCTTAGCTCCAAGCAACCCCAGAAAAGGAtgcctcagagacaaacacaacagttgaggggaaaaaaaggaaaaggggattctttttttttttttctttttttcggagctggggaccaaactcagggccttgtgcttgctaggcaagcactctaccactgagctaaatccccaaccccaagggggATTCTTTTAAAGCTCTTTCTTGGACCATGTGACTGATGAGTCTTTCTGCACCCTGGGGAGTAGGGTTTGGTACATCAAGAAATCTCAAACTATGCCAGCTGTGGtggtagtgcacatctgtaatctcagtcctggtgaggcagaggcaaaaggaccATAGACTTTAGCCCAGCCTGGGCCATCCTGTAAGACTCCAGGCAGGGCatttgccaccacacccacctcattgttttgttttgttttttatgatttatttatttattatatatgagtacactgtagctgtcttcagacacaccagaagagggccttggattccattacagatggttgtgagtcaccatgtggttgctgggatttgaactcaggacctctggaagaacagtcagtgctcttaaccactaagccatctctccagccccatcttattcttttttaaaaatttattttcactgtTGCTGAGCGCATATGTTTGAGTGTTGGTGATCAGGGAAGCTGGAGCCATtagtgagccacccaacatggaaACTGAGAGCCAGACTCAGGTCCTGAACAAGAGCagcacgtgatttttttttttttttttttttttttttttggttctttttttttcgagctggggaccgaaccagggccttgcgcgcttcctaggtaagcgcctaccactgagctaaatcccccagccccgCAGCacgtgatcttaactgctgaaacCTGATCTTCCCCAACCCTGAAAATTTTTTTCTCACGATAAAAATAAGGAAGACCCCTCAGGCCGTGAAAGGTAGATATGGAGGTCTCCACAGCCTCGCAGAGGTCAGACTTAGGGGTGAGGATTTGACTAAAGTGATAGTGTTTGCCTTGCCAGCCTGAGGGCCTATGTTGGGATTCCCAGGAACCTCCTTGTCTAGAGGAGTGCAGTGGCTTAGTGCTCACCAAGAATTGGAGAACTAGGAGGAGGAGCTCCGGGCTAGCCAAGGCcacacaagaccttgtctcaaaacaaagtgaAGAACAGCACATCTGTTTTGGGATTCTGGGACCCCCCCAAAATAAACTTTCGCAGGTGGACGACCAGCCTGTCATCAAAGATAATGGGGTTCCTATGAGGTCATAGAAACTCAAACAGATCAACACAGATTATGGAGATTATAATTCAGCACAGACTTTTGAGAAATAACAATGAACACAAAGTTGAAAGCTATTTCTCAATTACGAGTGattgcatgtatctgtgtgtggtatgtgcatgtgagtacaagtCATCTGGGAGGCCAGAGAGTCCCATCCCTCTGGAGCAGGAGTAACAAGCCTTTGTGAGGCTtctagtgtgggtgctgggaactggacttgggtcctctgcaacagaCGTCTATctgttgtgggtttgtttgtttgtttgtaaatggGAGATAGGGTTTATCTGTGTAACCccggctgtcctgggactccaTCTGtcgagcaggctggcctcaaactcagagattcacttgcctcttcctccagcttactggtattaaaggtgtactggctggttttgtgtgtcaacttgacaaaagctggaattatcacagagaaaggagcctcagttgtggaaatgccttcctgagatccagctgtaaggcatttcctcaactagtgatcaaggggggaggacccagcccattgtgggtggtgccgtccctgggctggtggtcctgggttgtataagaaagcaggggaagcaagccagggaaagcaagccagtaagtaacatccctccatggcctctgcatcagctcctgcttcctgacctgcttgagttccagtcctgacttcctttagtgatgaacagcaatgtgaatgtgtaagctgaataaaccttttccttcccaacttgcttcttggtcgtgatgtttgtgcaggaatagaaaaccctgactaagacaaaaaggtgtgtgctaccaccgcGCAGCCTCAGAAACAATTTTCAATATGTCAAATTAGGTAATCTTAGTGCTTGAGAGGTGGAAGCTGGCGGaccaggagtttgaggtcatACTCAGCTTCACTGAGAGTTTGAAGCTGTCTATGCTACAAGGGACCCTGtcacaatctctctctccctctcacccaaccgccgtgtgtccgtgtgtccgtgtgtgtgtgtgtgtgtgtgtgtgtgtgagagagagagagagagagagagagagagagagagagagagagagagagagagatttggaaaAGAGCTAAGTAAAGCTATAAGAAAATGTCACCTGCAACTACATGGAGAATCAGTTCCTGGGTTGTGACATGTGGCCCAGCATTGGGAGCAGATGTTTGGAAATAATTTGGTTTGGCAAGTCTTCCTGTATACTATCTCTTGGTAAGCTCTTTCTTAGCTGGATGAAAAAGTTTCTACCTCTCTAAGCCTCTCATGGTGCTAAAGGCAAAAATATTGCCACAATACAAACATTCATTGCCTAGTGACCCATTTACATTTTGCACAACTCTAAACTCCTCAGGGCAGATCTGTTTATTTACCTTTgcccagaaaaagaaattttattaagtGCATTTATAGTGTACTAACTGGGTACTGACTTCTTGAATGCTCTTTGTCTAGTGCTGGGTATCAACCTCTGGGTCTTATGGGAACTGAGTGTCCTGACACAGAACTACACCCACAGACCTTAAATCTTTTGTTACCAGTCTCATTCTCATAGAAGGTCTGTGAGTTAAGTGCTATAAAGAACAtcagcgggggttggggatttagttcagtggtagagcgcttgcctagcaagcgcaaggccctgggttcggtccccagctccagaaaaaaaaaaaagaacattagcTAACTTATGGGAAGCAGAGGTATACAGAGGCAAAGTAACTTGCCCAAGATAATTTAATAACTTGCCCTGATAAAGGCTAGAGGAGGGATTTTAATCGGGGTCTCCTGGCTTGTTTCTAAAGTCTGTGATCTTAACCATATAGTTTGTTAGTACTGCCGTGACAAAGTATCACAGAGACTTGCCAGCAGAAATCTATTGTATCAGAGTCCTGGAAAATAGATGTTAAATACCAGAGTGTTCTTAGTCAATTTCAATTCTCTGGAGACCTTTCtcccttgtttttaaaagaaagtgccagggctggagagatggctcagtggttaagagcactgactgctcttccagaggtcctgagttcaattcccagcaaccacatagtggcttataactatctgtaatgggatctgatgccctcttctagtgtgtctgaagacagccacagttttctcatataaataaataaataaataaataaataaataaagaaagaaagaaagaaagaaagaaagaaagcaagctttaaaaaaataaaagatagtgCCTCTAAGGCGAGTTCTCGCATGgtcaccccattttttaaaaaaagagagattctTATCCAGTTGTGGTCtatgactttaatctcagcactggggagacagagacacaggtggatctctgagtttgagttccaggcctgtcagaactacataatgagaccctgcctccaaaaaaattcttttaaaaattatatttattgattccTGGGCAAGAGTCATATATGTGTGCTACCAAATACctctggagatcagaggacaactggaagttagttctgtcttccttttttttttttttttcttttttttccggagctggggaccgaacccagggccttgagcttgctaggcaagcgctctaccactgagctaaatccccaacccctagttctGTCTTCCAACGCATGGGTCCAGGGCATCGAACTCTAGGCTCAGGCTTAAAGGTGACCCCTTTACTCACTGAggtataattatacatatatacatatatatgtatatctattatatgtgtgtatgtgtatgtatatgatgtatatgttactatgttatgtgtatgggtgttttgcagaCAAATATGTCTATAAACCAtttctgtgcctggtgcccacagagtccaAAAGAGACCCTCAGATCCGCTGGAACTGAAGTTCCTGATCATTGCGAGTGGTCATGCGGGTTCTGGGACTCAAAACCAGATCATCTGGAGACTatgcagtgctcttaaccactgagccatttctctagctcccagtttgtttttaatatatctatattttttatTACAGCTATTTCcttagtgtgtgcatgcacacacaccacactgcacATGAAATGAGAAGACAACAGGCAGAACCTGGTTCTCCTCCTGCCACCATGTGGCAAGTCTCTTCTTTACTTACTTTACTCCTGTCAGCCTCACCCCTGTCCCCTCCAACCAAGGGCTTCTATATCACTGGCTGCCCTCAAACCGACTCCGTGGCTGAGAATGACTTGAAGCTATGATCTTCCCGCAGCCGCCTGCCTattgctgaaattacaggcacaCCACCATGATGGTTTATTTATCCAGTGCTGAGGACCCACCTGCAGCTTCCTGCCTGCCAAGCAAGCACCAATTAGACTGCATCCTCAGccctcacacacagaaagaaacattCTGACTACTGCGTCTAGGCCCTGTAGGTATcatgggctgggggctgggggctgggagttGGGTgaaggtgaactctcaattctgtgTGTATCAATGGCCCATGCCCTGCTACCTCCTACAGACACCAAATATAAGGATGTAACATTGCTTCTCAAAGGCTCGTGTCCTGCCCTTAACCTGGGGTCTAGTTTTAAGTTCTGTCAGAGTCCTTAACGTTCTGCCGGTAAGTGGAGTGCCCACTGTCAAATTTGTCGGTAGAACCTTCTcaatctttttcctttccctagttggccctgggcctggagttactACATTAGTTGCTTCAGAAGTTCAATGCCAATCAGGTAGCCCAGAGGGACTAGGCCAAGGGACTGATAGGGATTGTGATGGAGGAAGGCATAGAGGAAGAGACAGTGTAATGTTTGTAGAGGATAAGGTCTGCCTGGGGGAAATTCATCTGTGTCAGGGCTTGGGATCAGTTAAGCATTTCCCTGCTGGCCTCTGGGACAGGCCTTGAGGTCCAACCAGCATGGATCCAGTACCTCCCCTGCTTGATGAGTAAGAAGAGGAGAGATAACTACTGCTAATAATAGCAGGAAATTGTCACACGATGTGTGTGGTGCCAGGAACCGTGAGAATTTAGAATGGCAGGCCAGGTGTTGTTCTGTCCTGGGAGATCACAGGACATCTCTCGAGGGAGGCAAGAAGACAGGTTCCTATTGTCCCAGGGAGGACAGAAAAACTGCCCTTTAGGAAGGCAGACCAGCACTCAGAACAGATGCGCATGTACCCCTGGGTGAGGAAAAGATCAGAGAGCTGCCGTGGCTGCAGTGCCCGGTGTCCACGGACCCTTTCACTGTCTGTCACTCTCAGAACAAAGTCTCACTTGATAGTCTCAGCTCCCCTCAGTGTGTGGGGCTGCATACAGAGCCGTGTGAATGAATGCTAAGCAGGTGATCTATTTTGAGCTCCATCCCCACCCTTAGCCTTTGATTTTGACCTCAGAGTGTTTGTATTTAACTATTCTCTCTAGCTTCCATTACCTTTTCCGACAGTCGACACCACTGTTTCTTAGGTCATCTACCTCCCCAGGCTTTTCTTGACCAACCACCCTGACTAACGTAACATAGCTTCTCTTTGTACCAGAACAAAAACATTATTTGAAGCGATGGGTCCTCTCTCTCCTGGATCCCTCGTTTATTTCCTTGTCGATGGCCCATCTTTCCCTTGGTTTATGACTGAATgaagaagacattttcttttgtcttggcTATGTTTCTAGAATCCAGAATAATATCTGACATTTAGTAGGTGCCCAACAAACAaatggattttttgttattttgtctttttttttttttttctggagctgaggaccgaacccaggaccttgcacttgctaggcaagtgcgctctaccactgagctaaatttccaACCCcggattttttttaagatgctattttcacttttattttgtgcataggtgcaaaatttttattttattttttccgagctggggacccaaccgagggccttgtacttgctagcaagcgcctaccactgagctaaatccccaaccctaaaatttttatttttatgagcaaGTATAGTTGTGCATGGTGTGCAGCAgtgccctggaggccagaagatgttggatcccctggaactggagggatggaaggttgtgagccaacaaatgggtgctgggaatggaacctgggtcttctgcacaaacaaatgctcttaaccgctgcaCGATTAAGCCCCAATgattaaaagttaaattaaatgaCCAGGTATCACCATGGCGTACCGCGGCCAGGGCCAGAAGGCGCAGAAGGTGATGGTGCAGCCCATCAATCTTATCTTCAGATACTTGCAAAGTGGATCTCGAATTCAGGTGTGGCTCTGTGAGCAAGTGGATGCTCGGATATCAGATGATGCAGAAGaaattcattctaaaacaaagtcAAGAGAACAACCGGGTTGGATCATGCTAAAAGGAGACAATATTACTCTGCTCCAACGTGTTTGCAACTAGCAATAGTCAAGCAGGGGAGAAGTTTAGAAGGAGGTTCAGGGGCCTGCTGGTGACTACATTTATTCATCCTGTTTTACTTGCACATTATCATTGaggtaaaaataaatgtgagcttgtttttgttataaaaaaaTGACCAGGTATATTAGAATGATAATATTAATGATACAAGCTATGCCAAACAGAACTTTAGGGAAGAAATTAAACTCTGAGGCTGATGGATCAATGGCGATGTTATGATAGGAAAGAAGGAATTCTGTTCTCACTCCTGGAAAGGGTAGAGAGAAAGAGGCTTTAGGATTCGGAGTCTGCAGAAGACCCAGGAAAAGGACTGACTGGCCCATGAAGTCAGGGAGTaatgtttttgttgtggtggtgtagtttttagttttgttttgagacaggttctcactatgtactcctggctggcttggaacttgctatgtagatcaggttagcctcaaattcacagagatctgcctgcttctgccttgggAGTAGTAGGATTAAAGGTTGCCAACAAGAGCAGGATAGtgctggcacaggcctttaatcccagcattccagaggcagaggcagcgggATTGTCCGGTTATGGGGTcatctgctccaccacagggcatAGCTGGCCAGACGCAGGAAATTCGACTGTGCTTCCTGGGCAGGTGTCAGGCTGTAGGGCAGCCCATGGGCAAAGctcaggggtggggaagcacagccTGAGGTGCAGGACAGCAGGAGCTGGCTCGTGGGTCCCTGGGTCTGGGTCCCTGGGTCTGCGTCGAGGCCCGGGGTgaggggggtaggggtggggactgtctggttctcaggctcttggacacctAGGCACCACTGGATGCCATGGAAGAATTGAGTACAGAGGTGGGGGCCCGtgggctggatctagcccggGGCGGAGCAGGAAAGAGGGGCAGCTCTGGCTGGTACCAAggggagagtccttggcttgtcAGTGGTTGGCTGTAGGCTTGGTGGTGGCTGAGGCTAATTTTAGGAGTTTAGTGAGGAAAGTGAAAATTGTGGTTTGTATTGATTATTCCTCTGGCTGAGGCTTAAATGGGTATTTGTGGTAAAACAAGAAGGCCATTTGGAGTCAAATCCCTGGTAATGCATTCTTAGGATGACAGTGTGGTTATGATGATGGAAGCCATCCACTGTGGATGACATCTCTCTGgttcccctttctctgtgtggGCTTCCAACTCTTTCTGGCTGCCCAAGGGCAGCAGACTGATCTCACTAGTCCACATTgtagttaaatttttttttcttttcttttttctttttttcagagctggggaccgaacccagggccttgtgcttgctaggcaagcactctaccactgagctaaatccccaaccccgtagttaaatatttttaaagattgaatGATCATAATATCAAACTACCCTCAACATTCGTATCTCTCCATCCACACATTAGCGCGGCTCTCAGCTATCATTACAGATCTTTGTGTAATGGACGGCAGTGAAGTCAGAAACTCGCGCAACTGGTCAACGTGTCAGTAGAGTATTCAGCCACAGTAGgacttctttctcatcttttcccCTGTCTAAGACTCAGGCATCACCATGAATGAGGGCGTGGGAAGatattataagagccagaggttgtCTCAGAAATGACAGGACTACAGCACTCACAAACTTAGACCAGATGTAGGTTTCTCTGCCTGCACAGGATCAAGCCAGTCACCATTCCAGAATGCATGGGGGAAGAGCTCACAGATCCCCACAGAGGGCTGCCTTGGGTGGGAAAGTCAGTTTCCTCTGAGGGCATGTATAGTCCCTGATAGACCATGTTCCTGTGAATGACCCCACACCCATCAATGTAATATACTGGCAGTTCAAAGTGGACTTGTGGATTATAAACCAAACATAGCCTTTGGAgagggctcagctggtaaaagtacttgctacaGAGACGGAGTTCAGTTCCAGGGTCTTacagggtggaaagagagaatcgATGCCTGAACATTGTCCTCTGATATTCACAcatgtgttttgttgtgtgtctgcgtctgtgtgtAGATACATGCCAtgtgtgcccacatacacacaaaacaaaattaataagtgTAAAAAGGAGGACATAAAGTTGGGGGGGGGTTGAATATCGCTATTAGCTTGGGCTAGCAATGGCTGAGATGAGAATAGGGTTGTGAAAGAAATGCGGTGTCAGAGAATCACGGTCTTGAAGTGTGTGAATGGGAATGGAGGTCCCTCCAAAGATGGAAATTGGGGTTAAGAAGAGCCCTGAGGGAATCTAACATATACTGATGAATTAAGACAATGGGAGTCATTCGAGATTGCTTTCCAATCTGCATGGCACAGTTGCAAGGTATGAGGTGTCCTTCTAACTGGCAATCCGGTGAGGTGGGTTGATGTTGCAACGTTGGAGAATACTGTGTGCAGCGATAATGGGGTGCGTGTTGCAGAGCTGGAGTCAGTGTCAGCGTTGGGAGGTGATGTGCGAGCGccggatgtgtgtgtgtagagtgggAACTACAAGGGGACTGGGTCTCCAGCCGGACAGCAGGGAAAGCTGTTTCCGGGGCAGGGGGTTCGGCGCCGGCTCCTGGGCGCCCCCTGGCGGCCTCGACCCCACCGCGGTTTTCACAATGCTTGCGTAGCCCCGCTTCGACTCCCCGGGCGGCGGCAGCTCCAAGATGGCGCAGGCGATCTTCGAGGCCCTGGAGGGTGAGCGCGCCGGGCCGGGGCAGCGGCTGTTCCGCGTGGCGCCCCCTCCCGCCGCGCCCTCGCAGCGCCGGGCCCAGGGCGCGCGGAGGCCGCGGGGCGGAGGGCGGAGGGCGTCCGGGCCGGAACAGCCGCGGGGCGGGAGGGGGCGGGAACAGCCGGGGGGCGCCGGCTCTGCGGGGAGGGGGCCTCGGGACCGGAACAGCGCGGCAATCGAGGCCGCTGGCGCGGGAGGGTGCACGCGGAGGAAACAGCCCGGGACCCGGGCCTGGAGAGACTTTGGCGCGGGAGGACTGTGTGGCCTGGCAGCCCAATCGGGCGCTCTAACCACCAAGATCTTCCGGAGATCCACTGTGCCCTCCGGGCTAGGGTGTAGTCCTACTAAGTCCAGAGCAGGGAAGGAGGCGCCGCCTGTGTGCGCAGCTGAGTCTGGAAGTGACCACAGGCCCCAACCAGTAAACACAGGGCACCCACCGTGCTCCGATCTAAGCCCTGCCGGCGTGTGCCTGCTTGGGCTACGCTGGTCTCTGATCGAATCGGACCCGATTCTGTGATCTGCAAGATCACCGTGGTGGATGGGCCTTAGGCTCTGGAGAAAGGGAGCTCTGAGCGCCACCATGTGCACCTGCTGGAGTTTAGCGACAAAGAATGGCgctagagacagaagaggagttGGCCACCGCAGTCGCCTTGTGGGAGGAGGGTGGAGTGAACAGCTGGAGTGGAAATTTGTGGGCCGGACCGACTGAAGGAGGCCGAGGCTTTTAGTTCTCTAGCTTCTTGGAGGGTGAGCACTCACCATGGCGTGATGGAGCATCTATTCCTATCTACCTGAGTCCAGTTTCAGTGATTCTTACTAAGATTCACTTGTCCTCATCGGCCCTCATtactaccccaccccacctccgcctgagaaagaatagtaaaagaagGAAATCTCAGTCAGGTGTGACGGTGCATGCCGGTAATCCCAGCCGTGGGAAGACAGGCAGGAAAATCGTTGGCCTCGTTTTGAGGCCAGCTTCGGCACCATGAGACTTAACCAATTAggaatatgtgtgtacatacatataaactcacaataacaacttttttaaaaaaggccttGACGTTGAAGGAGAGTGGAGAGGTtgtatgggagggtttggagggaggagagtgaaGGGAGGAATGTTGCGAtcaaattataatctcaaaaataataaaaatatttaaaaataacattgtatagaaaacaaacaaaaaacacaaaacaagaaccCCCAAAAAAGAAGACTACAAAGGTGACACAGCTGCTGTGTTCTGTAAAGAAAACAGCAGGGATGGTGTGAATCTGGGCAGTCAGGGTCATGGGTGTCCATTCCCTTTTGGAGGACAGTGGGGTATTGCATTGTTTAACCGTTTACTACAGGCATAAGTCTGTGTATtagctgaagaaaaaaa
The DNA window shown above is from Rattus rattus isolate New Zealand chromosome 5, Rrattus_CSIRO_v1, whole genome shotgun sequence and carries:
- the LOC116900722 gene encoding small nuclear ribonucleoprotein E-like — protein: MAYRGQGQKAQKVMVQPINLIFRYLQSGSRIQVWLCEQVDARISDDAEEIHSKTKSREQPGWIMLKGDNITLLQRVCN